In a genomic window of Halobiforma lacisalsi AJ5:
- a CDS encoding 5-(carboxyamino)imidazole ribonucleotide synthase encodes MTTLRTPGPTIGVVGGGQLGRMLAEAAAPLGVEVIVLDPTPDCPAALVARDQIVADFDDEAGIRELAARSDVLTFEIELADQSVLERVSEKTGTPVHPKPSTLETIHDKLVQKRELEAAGVPVPPFRAVEDADDVRDAIDDYGAPVMLKARTGGYDGRGNVPVESKAEAEEALESVAGPAMVESFVDFEREVSVIAVKGENETAAFPIGENVHEDEILRETIVPARSSEAVEERAREVAEDVLEVMDGRGVYGIELFETTDGKVLLNEIAPRPHNSGHWTIEGAQSSQFEQHVRAVLGWPLAATDLRSPTVMTNLLADVDEEQEARLGDIDRILETPGANLHWYGKREARPLRKMGHVTVTARDDEGVAALRDRAVSIRESVTFE; translated from the coding sequence ACAACGCTACGGACGCCGGGACCGACGATCGGGGTCGTCGGTGGCGGACAGCTCGGTCGAATGCTCGCCGAGGCGGCGGCGCCGCTGGGCGTCGAGGTGATCGTTCTCGACCCGACGCCGGACTGCCCGGCCGCGCTCGTCGCGCGCGACCAGATCGTCGCCGACTTCGACGACGAGGCCGGCATCCGGGAACTGGCCGCCCGATCGGACGTCCTCACCTTCGAGATCGAACTCGCCGACCAGAGCGTCCTCGAGCGGGTCAGCGAGAAGACCGGGACGCCGGTCCACCCGAAGCCGTCGACGCTCGAGACGATCCACGACAAACTCGTCCAGAAACGGGAACTCGAGGCGGCGGGGGTCCCGGTGCCGCCGTTCCGCGCGGTCGAGGACGCCGACGACGTCCGCGATGCGATCGACGACTACGGCGCGCCGGTCATGCTGAAGGCCCGCACCGGCGGCTACGACGGTCGCGGGAACGTGCCCGTCGAGTCCAAAGCGGAGGCCGAGGAGGCCCTCGAGTCGGTCGCCGGCCCCGCGATGGTCGAGTCGTTCGTCGACTTCGAGCGTGAGGTGTCGGTCATCGCCGTCAAGGGCGAGAACGAGACCGCCGCCTTCCCCATCGGGGAGAACGTCCACGAAGACGAGATCCTGCGGGAGACGATCGTTCCCGCGCGCTCGAGCGAGGCCGTCGAGGAGCGCGCCCGCGAGGTCGCCGAGGACGTGCTCGAGGTGATGGACGGCCGGGGAGTCTACGGCATCGAGTTGTTTGAAACCACTGACGGGAAGGTTCTCCTCAACGAGATCGCACCCCGGCCCCACAACTCCGGTCACTGGACGATCGAGGGCGCACAGAGTTCGCAGTTCGAACAGCACGTTCGTGCCGTGCTCGGGTGGCCGCTCGCGGCCACCGACCTCCGTTCGCCGACCGTCATGACGAACCTGCTTGCCGACGTCGACGAGGAGCAGGAGGCGAGACTGGGCGATATCGACCGGATCCTCGAGACGCCCGGCGCGAACCTCCACTGGTACGGCAAGCGAGAGGCTCGACCCCTGCGCAAGATGGGCCACGTGACGGTGACCGCGCGGGACGACGAGGGCGTCGCGGCGCTTCGCGACCGAGCGGTCTCGATTCGGGAGTCCGTCACGTTCGAGTGA